The following are encoded together in the Planococcus antarcticus DSM 14505 genome:
- a CDS encoding DUF2207 domain-containing protein, producing the protein MKVQKKRSFIIFMVLLVVALFPIQALAVDYTIPEVTIDAQVNADGTVQVVENHTYEFDGDFNGITREIAPKDGTSIQNFNGYENGTALEVERDGDLYKVFREGEDETVTIELRYEIQKSIEKFEDGAEFYWPFFDDRNDSEYEQLTIAVSPPAPSEETDFVGYDAAYQTDSLQNDGAVLFEMGMVPAGTNGDIRVIFDAELFPALPQQDGIIREELAVEKERLENEAAIFAARQDTGSSIGNGLIPAAGALLLALTAWAWNRARKIKQQAQPATDAFFVPKQKMSIPATLYFTKSSVLTPATTAAALMELVRKKNVEQLSEEHFRLIDRNTEFAHEAVLIDLLFDKVGDGEFFETKDLESYTKNELNHASYNESISEWQQSVAEEVKQHKLYEKHPLFRWTVGSIGLALFAVAVFFGLLNLFALMFFSIVVGILFIAFCFYSPITYEGHVIREEWKQLRVAMENLDGAEWTQLTSDEKMRAFAYVLGDDEKSANLKTQSFTNAYSESAFADFGVFYNPVLLTGLFIAANSSSSASASGTGSMSAGGGVGGGGGGSGAF; encoded by the coding sequence ACGCGCAGGTAAATGCAGATGGTACGGTGCAAGTAGTCGAGAACCACACGTACGAGTTTGATGGCGATTTTAACGGCATCACACGGGAAATAGCTCCAAAAGATGGAACTTCGATTCAAAATTTTAACGGTTATGAAAACGGCACGGCATTGGAGGTCGAGCGTGATGGCGATCTATACAAAGTTTTCCGTGAAGGTGAAGATGAAACCGTGACAATTGAATTGCGCTATGAAATCCAGAAATCCATCGAAAAATTCGAAGATGGTGCTGAGTTTTATTGGCCATTTTTTGATGACCGTAACGACAGTGAATATGAACAACTGACGATTGCGGTCAGCCCTCCCGCTCCGTCAGAAGAGACAGATTTTGTCGGCTATGACGCAGCCTACCAAACAGACAGCTTGCAAAACGACGGAGCGGTCCTGTTCGAAATGGGTATGGTACCAGCAGGCACCAACGGAGATATTCGCGTCATTTTTGATGCCGAATTGTTCCCCGCCCTGCCTCAACAGGACGGCATTATCCGCGAGGAGTTGGCTGTTGAAAAAGAGCGGCTGGAAAACGAAGCCGCCATTTTTGCGGCAAGACAAGACACCGGTAGTTCTATCGGCAATGGGCTGATACCTGCTGCCGGTGCACTCTTGTTGGCACTGACCGCTTGGGCCTGGAATCGTGCACGGAAGATTAAACAGCAGGCACAACCTGCTACTGATGCCTTTTTCGTCCCTAAGCAAAAGATGAGCATTCCGGCAACTTTGTATTTCACCAAGTCTTCCGTTTTGACCCCTGCCACAACGGCTGCCGCCTTGATGGAACTGGTGCGCAAAAAGAATGTCGAACAGCTTTCAGAAGAACACTTTCGGTTGATTGACCGCAACACTGAATTTGCACATGAAGCGGTGTTAATCGATTTGCTTTTCGACAAGGTCGGTGACGGCGAGTTTTTTGAAACAAAAGACCTTGAAAGTTATACAAAAAATGAACTGAACCATGCGTCCTACAACGAATCCATCAGCGAATGGCAACAAAGTGTCGCAGAAGAAGTGAAACAGCACAAGTTATATGAAAAACATCCCCTGTTTCGCTGGACAGTCGGATCCATTGGACTGGCGTTATTTGCAGTCGCTGTCTTTTTCGGTCTCTTAAACTTGTTTGCGTTGATGTTTTTCTCTATCGTAGTCGGTATTTTGTTTATTGCTTTCTGCTTCTACTCCCCCATCACTTACGAGGGCCATGTAATCCGGGAAGAATGGAAACAATTGCGCGTGGCCATGGAAAACCTAGACGGAGCGGAATGGACCCAATTAACATCGGACGAAAAAATGCGTGCCTTTGCCTACGTTCTAGGAGACGATGAAAAATCGGCAAATCTAAAAACGCAAAGTTTCACCAATGCCTACAGTGAATCAGCATTTGCAGACTTTGGCGTGTTTTACAATCCAGTCCTGCTGACGGGACTTTTCATTGCTGCCAATTCCAGTAGCAGTGCTTCGGCTAGCGGAACAGGCTCTATGTCTGCCGGCGGCGGTGTCGGTGGTGGTGGCGGCGGCTCTGGTGCTTTTTAA